In Xyrauchen texanus isolate HMW12.3.18 chromosome 13, RBS_HiC_50CHRs, whole genome shotgun sequence, a single genomic region encodes these proteins:
- the LOC127653959 gene encoding small integral membrane protein 26-like → MDPVKWNKRASLVYAVGIWTMFGGYGYYRYMHKNDPPIQMPMEEEDNRPNVKKYETKHSKTTIVYKENFVPYSTRFLNLFRSTSESSPESPNHEEQK, encoded by the exons ATGGATCCTGTAAAATGGAATAAGCGTGCGTCACTGGTCTATGCTGTTGGTATTTGGACCATGTTTGGTGGTTACGGATATTACAGATACATGCACAAAAACGACCCTCCAA TACAAATGCCCATGGAAGAAGAAGACAACAGGCCTAATGTGAAGAAATATGAAACAAAACACTCGAAAACCACAATTGTCTATAAGGAGAATTTTGTGCCATATTCCACAAGGTTTTTAAACCTCTTCAGATCTACGAGTGAAAGTTCTCCTGAGAGTCCAAATCATGAAGAACAGAAATAA